TAATTCGTCTCTTCACTTCTCCATGTgagtttttttctttatttctcgtCTACTTTTTCTTCATATCTATTCCCTCCCTTTCGATTTCTGTTTCGTtattcaaaaatggtgaaaatcaaCACTGTAGACTGTCGAAGAATTTCATTTCCGTGGAACTTTCAGCTGGTTACTAAAATTATCGAGTTCAATCTTGTCAATTCATTTTCTATGGCAACTGCAACTaataatttcatcttttacttGGAAATTGAACTATCGGAtgaagttctaatggtgattatTTAGCAATTACTTTACTGATTTATGCTGTATCCGTTCTTCTTAATTTAACTGAATTGCTATTGCTTGTTTAGGTTTGTATAGCCCCGCTCTACTGTGAGGCGCCTCCATAACTAGTAAGTCACTGGAACTATGGGTTTCATTCATGCCTTTGTTATTTCAATTTATGTTAATCTATGAAATGTTAATTTAGTTAATTCAGACCTTACCATCGGGTTATTTTAGAGAGAGCTTGGAGTAAACTACTCCAGATAACTCGTCTTCcctaaataaaagtaaaataaaaataaaaattatccgcagtgttgtcaaaggctcatttgagcgcgcttaagccctgaagctcaAAAAAGCTCACGGCATGCGCTTCGCCTCACTTAGGTTGCACTCTGTGTAGGCAAGGCACTAAGGCATGCGCCTCATTGCCCATAAATTCCATCTTGAGTAAAGTGGTACAAAACAATAAATATATTTGGCAAAAAGGTATCTTAATTGTTATGGAAATCATTATGAATGAAATCCTTAATTATTTCTTGCATtacacatatatttttatttttttgtcgtCGCGCCTTTTTTAACTAAAGCTCACACTTCAATcgcgctttgcgcttaaagctcTGATAGACCTGGAGTGCTTTTTAACACTTTTCGCAAATAATCCGTTGTTTAAGGCACAATTACCTTGCTTCGTTCACTAATTGCAGAATTCAAGTGGCTTTTTTGCTTCTTGAAAGTAATGCAGTAGTACAGAATTTAACCATCGGAAGTTATCTTTTTTGTTACAATGTTGTACCTGATATAAAGTAGAATAAAAAGGGTTTAGAGCtctagaagaagaaaagaagaaactaaAGCTTTATATAGCTCTTACGTCTTTTTTGGCCTGACTTGGAAAGGGAATGAAACATGATTATGAACGGCAGATAAACTCGTTAATAAGAATAATTAGTAGTATGatgaaattggaaaaaaaaggGGAGTATGTAGTCTTAAAAAGATTAGGGTTGATTTCGTTGTTGGTTTAATTTGTCACTAGGTGGAAACAAACCATCTACTCTAGATTGCTTTTTGAATATTTGTGTCGCTTGCGTTAAGCTTACAGTTCTATAAAGCATAGGTGAACTAGTCTTTTTGAAAGCTTAGTAGTTGTGCGGCCTATCACGTTTCCACTTGATCGTGCAAGTCTATACAATAATCTTTAATGGTAGTTTTATGTTAAGCCTAAATTTCTTTAACTTAAGAAATATTTGTCATTTATTAAAAAGAAATCGTGAAAAattgttttccttttttaattagaGTTTCTTAAATTTAATGTATGATAAATATTGTACATGTTAGTCACTCTGAAGCAtctaaaattgcaaaaaatgttTTAGTTATGAGTAGTCATATTGTGGTAGGTAAGTTTACTGGATGTCAATTGCAGTTTCCCACTACAATGTCGCAGATCTAGTAAATGTTGGAAGTACTGCAAATGAGATGTTGACAATCAAGGACATCTCAAAAATTCTACATCACAAATGTTGTCCTTTTGAGCTTGTTATTGAGGAATGCAAATGGTATACATATATCCAACCCCAAAGAtactaaaaatgaaaaagagagaaagaaaaaggagtATAAAAAGCTTATTGTCATTCACCACTGTTGGTGTTATATATACCACTTAAAAGTAATATAGTGCCAAATTGAAAGGGAACAAAAGTTTAAATAAAAGGGATAACTACAACTCTTGACCAAGAGACAACAAActgatgttttttttttggttggtaCACCATATTATTAGAAGGAATTTAGTTGATCAGTTTAACAAAATAGAAACCTAGctttaatttggggattttgagtggaaccactTTAGTTTccttccttttgtctttttacAGAGATTGAAATTCGATAATAGCGCTTTCACATAATTGATCAGTGGTAAAACCACCGTGtgattctcttgtgctgcttttccaacttaaatacTGGCACTTTTTAACAGAATGGCGATTGTAAATAGTTGAGTTTTTTTTATAAAGTTGAGGTTTTTAAAAAGTATATTGGTATATGATTGAAGCCTATGCAAACGCATTACGCTTTGCTAGCGAATTAAGATACATCCTTGTTGCATGAGTTGAAGATGATTGACATATAGTAGGTAGCATTTGTTTGAGCTTATCATTATTAACTAACAAGATATATATCTACCTTAATAGCAGATTAACACTTGACTTTATCATTGCATTcatttcaaattgttaaagagaTTTCCTAAATGACAATTTTGTTTCATTATTGTGCACCATATACAGTCTTTCTTTATCCCCACTTGTGGGATCACattgagtatgttgttgttgttattgactACAATCTTTCTTTATGTTAAGAGGGGAAAAGATAatagaatgaataagaaaaaccATCTAGGATGAGTCATAAAATTATCTAACCGATATTTTTTTCTGGCAGTGGTTCGAGAAAAAGATGTCTGTTGGGAATATGCGGAGAAGTTAGACGGAAATAAAGTGAGATGTAAATTCTGTCTTAGAATTCTCAACGGTGGCATTAGTAGGTTAAAGCACCACTTATCCAGACTTCCCAGTAAAGGTGTGAATCCATGTACTAAGGTGAGAGATGATGTTACTGACAGGGTAAGGGCAATAGTAGCATCAAAGGATGAGGCAAAGGAAACTCCTAGTACTAAAAAGCATAAGCTCATTGAGGCTAAATCTCTTGTAAATATTTCTCCAGAAAAACCCCTTTTGTCTGTGGAACCAATAACTCCAATTGCAAGAACTTTTCCACCAATTGGGCAGGCTATCTCTTCACCTGGAAATAACCAAGAAAATGCGGAGAGAAGTATTGCATTGTTCTTTTTTGAGAACAAAATTGACTTCGGTGTTGCAAGATCTTCCTCTTACCATCAAATGATTGAGGCAGTAGGGAAGTGTGGCAGTGGGTTTTTAGGTCCTTCTCCTGAAACTCTGAAAGCAACATGGTTGGAGAGGATCAAGTCTGAAGTAAGCTTACAGTCAAAAGATGTTGAGAAAGAGTGGGCAATGACAGGTTGCACTTTAATTGCAGAAACATGGACAGATAACAAAATGAAAGCTTTGATCAACTTCTTGGTTTCATCACCCTCCAGGACTATTTTCTACAAATCTGTAGATGCATCTTCATATTTTAAGAATCTAAAATGCCTCTCTGAGTTGTTTGATTCAATCATTCAAGAATTTGGCCCAGAGAATATTGTGCAAGTAATTGTGGATAATACACTTTGCTGCACTGGTATAGTGAACCATATTTTGCAGAACTATGGGAGTGTTTTTGTGTCCCCTTGTGCTTCACAGTGTATAAACACAATCTTAGACGAGTTTTCGAAATTAGATTGGGTATATAGATGCATTTTACAGGCGCAATCAATCTCGAAGTTTATATACAATAATTCCTCATTGCTTGTTCTCATGAAAAAGTTCACTCTAGGACAAGAGATCATCAAGACTGGTATCACAAAGTCCGTTTCACACTTTCTCTCCTTACAATGTCTACTGAAGCATAGGTCAAGATTGAAACTTATGTTTAACAGTCCAGAGTTTGCTGCCAATTCTGCTTATACAAATAAACCGCAAAGCATTAATTGTATTGGAATTCTCGATGACAATGACTTTTGGAGGACAGCTGAAGAGTGTGTTGCTATTTCTGAGCCCTTTCTCAAAGTAATGAGGGAAGTATCTGGAGGAAAGCCAGCTGTGGGCTCTATATATGAACTATTGACCAGAGCAAAGGAGTCAATACGGACATACTATATTATGGATGAAACAAAGTGCACGACATTTTTGGATATAGTAGATAAGAAATGGCAGAATAACCTCCACTCTCCTCTGCATTCAGCAGCTGCCTTTTTGAATCCTAGCATCCAATACAACACAGAAGTCAAGTTTCTTGGGTCAATAAAAGAAGATTTTTTCAGAGTGCTGGAGAAGCTATTACCGACTCCCGAATTGAGGCGAGATATCACCACTCAAATCCTTTCATTTACAAGGGCATCAGGAATGTTTGGTTGTAATCTGGCAAAGGAGGCAATTGATACTGTTCCTCCAGGTATGACTGAAGCTTTAGATTCAAATGTTTTGTGCATCCCCAGTACATATACTTAAATTGAAGCGATCCTAAGAAAATTCTTGTCCGTtcattcttctttcttctccttgAGATAGTAGGAAAGCTGGCTAGCACCTTCTTCTAAATTGACATGTCATAGGTCACGTAGTGATATCCTGCATTGGCAGAAAAATAATTCCTATTAGACTAATGGGTTCCTTTGGTGTTCCCTGGAGATCTCTCTCCCTTTATTTTTGTGGACTTAGGTGGAATGGGTATAACCTATTTGAGACCCTTTGGGTTTGCCCAGTTGGTTTGGAGGGCGGTCATCCACACGGATGACCTGGGATCGAATCCCCCTCAATGCCTTCTGGGTTGAGCCTGTCGCACATGGCTTGCCTAGTGCGGATTACCTCCCCTGTGTCTGTGTGGTTTGCAGGCTATTACACAGGGGGAAGTTTACCCAGTGCGCACCAAGTGTAGCGGCTGCGGGTTTCCCtcttaacaaaaaataaaaaataaaataaaatatgggtATAGCCTATTTGCTTATGTTACTTTTTACTGGCATAGAGATCTTTATTTCCAAAAGGTATAAATGCTTTTTAAATTCCTCTTGGAAAGGTGAAAAACTCGAAATTTTGTTGCATTATTCTGACCAACTatagaaaaagtaaaagaagagaAATGAAAGATGTGtgatatttcttttgtatctttcATGTGGTATCCACTCAGGCACTCACAACTAGAGAGAACCTTATCAGAACTCAGAAGGAGATCATAAATCCTATTTCTCTTGGCCTTGCAGAataggttttctttttcaaaagttTCACTTGTATTTCCTTCATTTTACTTACACCTGGAAGTTTCATTAGTTGCCTATatgattttcaagaaaaaaaatgatatttcCAACGAAagcttttcttttaagcttcgtGCAACTGCAACTCGTAGACTCCATTTTGGATATAGACCTGAAAAGATTATAGAATATAGTGTTCTAAATGCTCTTCTCCTATAAAATGAACTCTCTTTTTCTTCCCTTTAGCATGGAGAAAATGATGGTTGCAACACATGGTCAAAATGCGGAAACCCAGTAATATCTGGTCATTAGAACTTGCAAGTGTTCTGGGATTCAATTTCTAATTAGTGTTTTTATAGTGTTGTGAAGGTTCGAGACTAGAttttaagtttttcttttcctgaAAGTTCTAGGCTTCAGAGTTAAGAGTACTAAAATTAGTTCCAGACTCTagtttgagccttaagttatatCTGGATAAAGCAGTAGTGTTGCAAGCTGATCTTTTGAGTTATCTATAAACTAGTTTGAGTTTGGTTTTTTGTCTGAATACTTTGCGATCTAGTTAGATCTACTACCTTacaagaaaataagaaagagagGCACCAGCTTTAAGAATCAGTCATGAAGGTCATTTAACGTTTCATGTTTAATTTAAGCAAAATCCAATGTgagatttaaaattgttagaaACAACTAAGCTATTGTTGCCTGTGCTTGTTGTGCTTGCTACCTCCTAAGTTAAGTAAAACCATGAGCTAATAAAAGGAGATGTACTTGGGTTTTTATTTCTcatttattaaaagaaataaaaaagagatgTACTTGAACGGCAATTCTGCCTCGAAATACATACCTATCACTTCCTGCAAGACTAAACATTCAGGAAGCAATGAAGTCAGTGGAACTTTTGAACCTAAAAGTTGTAAAAAAACATTAATGACTCGGTAGATATTAACTGGTAGTAAGACTTCCATAAGACTGGCTTAAAA
This DNA window, taken from Nicotiana tabacum cultivar K326 chromosome 4, ASM71507v2, whole genome shotgun sequence, encodes the following:
- the LOC107823341 gene encoding uncharacterized protein LOC107823341 produces the protein MVREKDVCWEYAEKLDGNKVRCKFCLRILNGGISRLKHHLSRLPSKGVNPCTKVRDDVTDRVRAIVASKDEAKETPSTKKHKLIEAKSLVNISPEKPLLSVEPITPIARTFPPIGQAISSPGNNQENAERSIALFFFENKIDFGVARSSSYHQMIEAVGKCGSGFLGPSPETLKATWLERIKSEVSLQSKDVEKEWAMTGCTLIAETWTDNKMKALINFLVSSPSRTIFYKSVDASSYFKNLKCLSELFDSIIQEFGPENIVQVIVDNTLCCTGIVNHILQNYGSVFVSPCASQCINTILDEFSKLDWVYRCILQAQSISKFIYNNSSLLVLMKKFTLGQEIIKTGITKSVSHFLSLQCLLKHRSRLKLMFNSPEFAANSAYTNKPQSINCIGILDDNDFWRTAEECVAISEPFLKVMREVSGGKPAVGSIYELLTRAKESIRTYYIMDETKCTTFLDIVDKKWQNNLHSPLHSAAAFLNPSIQYNTEVKFLGSIKEDFFRVLEKLLPTPELRRDITTQILSFTRASGMFGCNLAKEAIDTVPPGIWWEQYGDAAPTLQRVAIRILSQVCSTFTFERHWSTFQQIHSERRNKIDKETLLDLVYINYNLKLARYLVSKPTEEDPLQLDDIDMTSEWVEEVDNPSPTQWLDRFGSLDGNDLNTRQFTAAIFGASDHIFGL